TGTTTCGCAGCGCTCTATCTCACCTAGTATATTAACCCCAAACGACCTTAGTGTTTTCGCGTTAATGGCGTTTATCGTACCATTGAGGATGCAGCCCGAGAAATTCTTGTCCAGTCCATGATGCTTCAAATGCTCTACCGTGAGCATGGTATGATTCAGGGTACCAAGACCGCTGTCCGCAACTACAACTATGGATATTTCATGCTGAGGGTACCTTTCGATCAAACTGCGAATCAGGTCTGTTGTGATCTCGAGCTTTTTGGTTATGGGCACAAATAGCCCGCCCGCACCTTCGACAACCAAAACATCGTTTTGGAGGTCATCGGCACTTGGAATACAAAAGTCTTCTAATTCAATGTCAATATCAGACTCGAATTCCATGGCATTGTAAGGTGAAAGTGGTTTCTTGAACTGGAATCTTGGTGGAAATAGCTTTGGTTTCCAACCTGTTAATTCGGTGGGAAACATGGAAACCG
The Kluyveromyces marxianus DMKU3-1042 DNA, complete genome, chromosome 1 DNA segment above includes these coding regions:
- the BIO4 gene encoding ATP-dependent dethiobiotin synthetase BioD, with the translated sequence MTKIIFVTGTGTDVGKTFISALLVHRLKADYWKPVQTGLECDTGDTRTVSMFPTELTGWKPKLFPPRFQFKKPLSPYNAMEFESDIDIELEDFCIPSADDLQNDVLVVEGAGGLFVPITKKLEITTDLIRSLIERYPQHEISIVVVADSGLGTLNHTMLTVEHLKHHGLDKNFSGCILNGTINAINAKTLRSFGVNILGEIERCETTQDLGTALKKMPGLDSLYVDSK